A region of the Gadus morhua chromosome 1, gadMor3.0, whole genome shotgun sequence genome:
TCAGCCCAGGCTCTGATGTAACCAAACACACGGTTAATAAGTAATCCGTCTGGAGTCAAATACATCTTCTCACCCATTACGATCttcccccccacctccgcccCTGTCTTTTTTTAAACCAGGAACGTGTGTTCTCAATCTCGTTTCCTCCTTTTGTGTCCTCTCCTCAGGAAGCAAAGAGGCGGCATTCACCTACGCCCTCATAGCGGCGGGCGTGGCCCACGCCATCACGGCGGCCTGCACCCAGGGGAACCTGAGCGACTGTACCTGCGACAAGGAGAAGCAGGGCTACTACAGCAAGGGCCAGGGCTGGAAGTGGGGCGGCTGCTCGGCGGACATCAGCTATGGCCTGGGCTTCTCCAAGGTGTTCATTGACGCCCGCGAGGTCAAGCAGAACGCCCGCACGCTCATGAACCTCCATAACAACGAGGTGGGCCGCAAGGTACGTGGTCACCGGGCGCGGGGATGGTGGGGCTGTGTGGGTGACGACATAGAAGAGTAACGCAGATCTTTTGAACCGGAGCTGTTGCAATTCAGTAGTCTCCGTCACATGCTTTGTGTGTGAAGGGGCAGCTTGCCAGCGCTTGTGGGCAGTGAGGCCAAGAGTAAAAAGGCAGTGGAATAAAGGGCTGCTTTTAAAGGGGGGGGAACTGTTTTCACGTCAGGGTTTGATTACAACTCTGATGCCCACACTGAAAACAAGTTGGCAGTGTACAAAAAGGCATTAACCCCAGTCCCTCATGCTCTGCACTGTTTGGACAGTATACAGTTACCTTTGCCACATTCCCTGACATGATCTAATATCATAACCCACATCAGGTGTAATGTGTACGTGAAGAACTGAGGCTTTGCTTTTGGCGCTAGTTTTTTTATTCTCAAGAATACACGCATCCGTCTCTAAAAGACACTGTACTTTGTTGGTGTCGTTAGATGACAGTTCTTGCAATCAGTAATGTATTCGGATTTCCGTTAAGACCACAAAAGCATCATCACTATTCAAAAGATTCAAAGAGCAGTTAATGAAGAAGAATTACATCAAGTCTGTACTATCAAGGTGAACTTCAACAGAATCTTAAGGAACTCTGGAGGATTGCTTTGTTACTATCGAAGATAGTAATACCTTATCCAAAGACGGCAAATGATCTCCTTCTACCCAAGAGGCCGGGTTCACACTACAATTGTAAAGGATTCCTTCCACATATTGCGCTTGGCAGGGCCCGTCAGTCTTTTCTGCACGCCCAAATTTAGATGGACTGGATCCAGACAGCTACATCGCCCCTCAGtgcccctcacccctcacccgcCGCCCACCTCCCGTCTCCCATTCCCCTCGGCTCCGCCAAGACAATACGCGCACGGATCCAAAAGTATCGGGCAGTGTGCTTTTTTTTACCTCTttcgtcctcctcttctttctctgtTTAATAAATGGGCTCTCTGTTTTAATAGTGaatccccctccccatcaccaccaacaccaccatcacctcctcctttaATTATGGTAATCACAGCACGGAGACAGCGAGCAGGAGCGGCGCTCACAGAGCCTAGGTCAAAGACGTCCGCACAAAGGCTGTCAGGGGTTTTGGTCACAGGAACCACTGATGGATTAAGGCCCCCCGAGATCCTGAAGGCACCCCCGCAGTAGGGTGCTCCTGTGGGGGTTGTGTTGTTGATCTATTCcacttctccttcctcccacgtcccactttactttttttttttttggggggggggggggggggggggggggggggggggagagacatacATATAATTTTTGAGAACCCGGGTTTCTCCGCTAAGAAACACAGCATACACCTTCTCCCTCGCCCGGCACTTGGCTTTGTCGTCGGTTAGGGATTTAACATTAATCCCACTCAGCACCCCGCCAGACGCACGGCTGACATTTTGTCTGCTGTGGGTGgtggctacacacagacacgcacacacacgcacacacacacacacactcacagagagcCTGAAACCCGATCCAGTATTTTTGCTTCTGTGTGTACAGTATCACACAGTTATGCGGTCGGCTCCTTTCAATCCCCACACCATTAGCCGATTGTTCAATTGTCACATGTATTTCTCACCTCCACGCAAATAAGAGTCTCAAGCTGCTGCCCTGGTTAAAGTGTCTGAATCATGTCTGGGGTGAATCAGCCGTAGAGGGAAACACATAGACGTATTGACACAGCAGCAAGGCCACTGTTTAAACTGTCTTGTGTCTTGTCGTTTGCGTTGCGCCTGCGTACAGGTCCTGGAGAAGAACATGCGTTTGGAATGCAAGTGTCACGGCGTCTCGGGCTCCTGCACCACCAAAACCTGCTGGACTACACTTCCCAAGTTCCGCGAGCTGGGCTACATTCTCAAGGAGAAGTACTCCCACGCCGTGCACGTGGAGCCCGTCAAAGCCAGCCGCCACAAGCGTCCCAAGTTCCTCAAGGTCAAGAAGCCCCACTCCTTCCGCAAGCCCATGGACTCGGAGCTGGTGTACATCGATCGGTCCCCCAACTACTGCGAGGCGGACCACACCACGGGCAGCCTGGGGACGCAAGGCCGCGTGTGCAACAAGACTATGATGCAGCAGATCAGCGGCTGCGACCTGATGTGCTGCGGCCGCGGGTACAACACACACCAGTACTCGCGGGTGTGGCAGTGCAACTGCAAGTTCCTGTGGTGCTGCTACGTCAAGTGCAACACCTGCAGCGAGCGGACAGAGGTGTACACCTGCAAGTGAGAGTATTTATGAGGACGCCGCGCGTGGGcctgtgtgtaggtttgtgtgagtgagtttgtgtgtttgtgtgtgtgtgtgtgtgtgcggacttttgtgcgtgagtgtgtatgtgtgagtgcatgcatgtgtgtgtgtgtatatgaatgctagcttatttgtgtgcgtgtgtttttgttttttatgtctCTGGGAGTTTTAAGTAAGTGTGAACGTTTAGAGGAACTCTTATGTACACTGTACCACGGTTGGAGACTGCAGCCCAGCCATAGATAACCAGAACTCAATGTTCCAGCAGGGACTCGAAGACGGAGCATACTATTTGTTTTGCACACAAATCCCCAACAGTCCTCCTCTGCGTGGATGTCGTTTTGTTCTCCTTCTGTTAGTGTGCCTGGGATTGAATAATGAATCACTGCTAGAGAAGGTTCCTCAGTGAATTCCTTCTCCCTGCTGCTGGCACCCGGCGACAGCGTGACTCATTAAGATGACAAGTGGACTCTTCAAAAGACCTTAAGCTATGGAGGCGTATCAACACTCTGAGGAAATAGTTAATGCCAATGCAAATAATCGCAGGCTGTGATTGTTGGACAGTGCAAACTGCTGTTGGTGACTGACTGGCATTTCAGCCTGATAGAAACGGCAGCCTTTGGGCATATTTAACACTGTATTTAGCAATGAAAACAAAATAGATattgttaatttattcattaaaaaGACTACTGATTTTGTCTGTTATTGAAGAAAATTGATGACAGGTTGTGGTTGTGAAAGGTATACTTTGTGGGATTCCAAAACAGGAAAATTGAAAATgatcaaaaaataaaacgtgGATTTATGAGCGTCAagtgaaatgcaaaaaaaatgatTAAGACGAATCGATCAATGAATGATCAAtgtattgaaaaaaaatctcagtATTGGCCAAAAAGATTGATTTGAAATAAAAGTAATTTGGTAGTGCATGCAATTGAATCACAAAGTATACCTCTCAATAATACATTCGTAATGGATCAGTGCACATAGGTACACACACTGTAGCCCCGGGTTGGGCTTGAAGCCGACCGTGACTTCATGCCTTGACCTTCCTCTCAGTTGtcatccccccaaccccccccatcctctTTGTTTGCTGCTAGTCTAGAAAAGGTATTCTGAGGTCAAAGACTGTAAACTCCCATCAAGCTCACACACTTGTTTAACCAGACCCAGCATTGGCCGATCAGTAACACTGGCACATTTCCTCCTCTTCTGGTAAATAGTGGTTAATAGATTATATTTTGTGAAATGCTATTTTTATATGGATGTCTTATTTATATCTCTTCTACATATACAGCAGTGGCCCTTTCATCACTGTTGTTAAACCCTTCTAAGCTAATAACGTTATGTTGGTCCCTCGCTGTCACTGCCATAGTTGTATattgtatgtgatagaaaaacTGTTTGTAATATGTCTGTGTTCACTACTGTGTTTACTGCCTTTCATGACTACTACCGATGGAATACAGAAACAGATTATCACCTACAACGTGTCTTGAGAGTTTGATTGTCTTTTTTGCTCCTATTTTCTTTCCCTTGGGAAGTAATATGATCCATTTTCCATCATACTGGAGAAGATGTGTTGAGATTCCTGTGATATTCTTTTCATCTATTAGATTTATTATTGACTTACAATGGTACACTCCTTGAAAAAGCTATAGCATGGGAATTGTTAACATCATcacgtatttattttattgcctCACCAAGCTGGCATTCATTAACTTAAGATTAAGATGGATGGATTCCCACAAGGTAAACACAACATAATCTGATATTCAATAAATCGCTTTACAGTGATGTTCCCCATCCCTTCCTGTTAATCATCACACAAGCGGAGACACAAGTGCACAGATAGTCCGTGTCAGCTCCGGAGACAAACACCTTTCCAATGGCCTTTTTCCTTACCAGCACAATGTGGGCCCTACACaagccacacacagagacagagggggggggaagagtcgTGCTTTGGAGGCTGAAAGCTATTCACGCTTAATTGAGGGCCCATCTCCCaccgaccggggggggggggaagcagttcagaatgcagaggaggggggcggtgATGGTTGGGGCTGAAAAAAGAGTGTTTGTGCTTTTTAATGGCAGGGTACTGTTTGTAATTGATGAGGCTGGGTCCGGGCAGACTGTCAGCCCTGATGACTTGCTCAAGCCggggaggagcgggggagggggttggcGGTTGGGGGGCTGGTCCTGTCAGGTGATAGATGACTCGCACATCTGCTTCATTCACTCCTGTGCCGCCAGTTGCTACAACAACTGAAAGTGCGGCGGGGAAAATGTGGGAGCCAGTCTCCAGGAGAGGCAGCGTGGCGCGCCGGGGGAAATGTTAACGATGCCTAAGACCACAAGTCGTTACAGGGACGGATTCCTCTCCCATCGGCATGGAGGGGGGGAAGTGGCCAGTACATGGGATCCAAGATCCTGGGATGGAAGACTGTCTCCAACCCCGCCAGCACcaacatcacccccaccacccccacaatcaccactactaccaccaccaccaccatcattacCATCACTATCACCtgcaccaccactatcaccagcaccaccaccagcatcgacatcaccaccaccatcaactccaccaccaccaccaccaccacattcaccatcactatcaccaccaccaccactatcacctgcaccaccaccagcatcgacaacaccaccaccaccaccaccatcattacCATCACTATCACctgcaccaccaacaccaccaccatcattacCATCACTATCACctgcaccaccaacaccaccaccaccaccaacaccaccaccaccatcattacCATCACTATCACctgcaacaccaccaccgccaccaccaccatcaatacCATCACTatcacctgcaccaccaccagcatcaacatcaccaccaccaccaccaccaccaccaccaccaccaccaccaccaccaccaccaccaccacattcaccatcactatcaccaccaccatcactatcacctgcaccaccaccattacGATCACTACCACCATGATCCCCAGTACAACCACCACAatccctaccaccaccaccaccactattatgatcaccatcaccattaccaccaccaccaccaccaccaccaccaccaccaccaccaccaccaccaccaccactaacaccatcaacagtaccaccatcatcaccaccatcatcaccaccatcatcaccaccatcatcaccaccattacAATcagttccaccaccaccaccaccaccacacccaccaccaccactaccacaacccatacccccacccccaccaccaccaccacaattaccatcaataccaccaccaccaccgctaccacCATCAACAGTACCACTATCATCACTACCATTATCACCACAACTACCACCATCACACCctccaacaccagcaccaccaccatcactagcAGCATCACCACCATCTATCTCTTAGATGAATTGGATTAGAAGTGCTGTGGGAAATCCTACACTTATTAgctactgagagagagagagagagagagagagagagagagagagagagagagagagagagagagagagagagagagagagagagagagagagagagagagagagagagagagagagagagagagagagagagagagagagagagagataaagagacagagggacagagagacagagacaaaaagagaaagaggaaagaaGGCCGCTACTGCCAGAGCAGGACAGTCTTTTCTCTGTCTCACAAAAGAGTTGGGCTTTGATAATGTTGACACAAAAGAACCCTTGTATAAGAAAAGGCAGTTGCCCAAATAGCTCAGGTTAAACCCAAACTAGGGTGGATTGTTAAACCCCATTAGTGGACATTACTTCTCGATGGCATTCACATAGTCTTGAATGGACATTTAACCATTCACATATCAGAGGACTTGCCCAAATAGCCCAGGGTAAACTCAAACCAGGGTGGATTGGGAAACCACATTAGTAGAAAGAAGTTCTCGATGCCATTCACATAGACTTCAATCGTCATTCAACCATTTACATATCAGAGGACTCAGACCCCACGTGTGTTTACCTGCCTTTCAACAAGCTAAAATTAGAAGATGACGCAAAAACAGATGACACTGACCTCAGATATCGTGTGGGAGAACAATGTCAGGCCAAACGGCTTCTTCTTTTCATCCCCCTTCGGCTGTAATCCACCTGCGACGCGGCCGGTCAGGTGCAGAAACCACCACAGAGGGAACGGGAGTCTGCGCGTCCTTGTTGagtcacaaacacaaaacaccccCTTCTTTGATATCGTAGCCTAAGTGAGACACTCTGCTGGATCACCGAGCCGCTAATTATACTCTTAGCCGTGTTTCTCCATACACACGGCTGTAGGCCCACGCCAAGATGTTCAGGGGtgtaatatatgtgtgtggctCTGAAGTGAGCTTGTGTTACCCTTTGTAGAGTTTTATttgttcacgcacacacatgcacgcacacacacacacacacacacacacacacacacacacacacacacacacacacacacacacacacaaacacacacacacacacacacacacacacacacacacacacacacacacacacacacacacacacacacacacacacacacacacacacacacaaacacacacgcatgcatgccaACAAATATGCCCGCACTCATATAAAAcatgctagcacacacacacacacacacacctgtatagATGCGTGTCCATCTGCATATACAAAGACAAGCAATTCTCAAaatacatgtgtgcatgcaaacaTGTTCTAAATATGatggcaagcacacacacatacacacaaacacacacaaacacacacatccagaaatGCGCAGAGAGCACCTGCAGTATGTGGAACTAGGTGTCAGCAGCAGATTGATGGTTGGCAGTCTGGCTGCCCGGCTGTGTTATGGCTGGAGGCCTGGCCTTCCCCCATCTGATCCTGTGACCCGGTACATTACAGCGGCCCAGTGGTGGGCTTCAGCCAGCCGTTAGCTGTTAAAGCAAGCTATTATACAATCTGAATACCATAGGTATATACCTAGACACAAGTGCCATTGTGCTCCCTGATTTACTGTTTGACGGCAGGTTTTTGATTTACGCAGTGTAAATCAAAACGGTTGAAACTTTCCACTAACACTGCCACGTCGCCGCTTAAGTTTGGTGTCGACCCCGAAACAATCAGGAGATTGATTGATGgatgacatttatttattaaagccATCATTTAGTTTTTTGATTTGCTATTGAtttgtcaacaacaacatcccCCCTCCCAGACACAATATATATTCTCCAAGGGCAGCGGGAGAGGCTAATAAAT
Encoded here:
- the wnt7ab gene encoding protein Wnt-7a isoform X2, with protein sequence MGINECQFQFKNGRWNCSALGERTVFGKELKVGSKEAAFTYALIAAGVAHAITAACTQGNLSDCTCDKEKQGYYSKGQGWKWGGCSADISYGLGFSKVFIDAREVKQNARTLMNLHNNEVGRKVLEKNMRLECKCHGVSGSCTTKTCWTTLPKFRELGYILKEKYSHAVHVEPVKASRHKRPKFLKVKKPHSFRKPMDSELVYIDRSPNYCEADHTTGSLGTQGRVCNKTMMQQISGCDLMCCGRGYNTHQYSRVWQCNCKFLWCCYVKCNTCSERTEVYTCK
- the wnt7ab gene encoding protein Wnt-7a isoform X1, encoding MSRRTRRWILRVLLCLGIVYLKIGGFSSVVALGASIICNKIPGLAPRQRIICQSRPDAIIVIGEGAQMGINECQFQFKNGRWNCSALGERTVFGKELKVGSKEAAFTYALIAAGVAHAITAACTQGNLSDCTCDKEKQGYYSKGQGWKWGGCSADISYGLGFSKVFIDAREVKQNARTLMNLHNNEVGRKVLEKNMRLECKCHGVSGSCTTKTCWTTLPKFRELGYILKEKYSHAVHVEPVKASRHKRPKFLKVKKPHSFRKPMDSELVYIDRSPNYCEADHTTGSLGTQGRVCNKTMMQQISGCDLMCCGRGYNTHQYSRVWQCNCKFLWCCYVKCNTCSERTEVYTCK